A genome region from Clostridium pasteurianum includes the following:
- a CDS encoding GNAT family N-acetyltransferase → MFDVDIEFEDISVKNIEREDISDLKSMLKDKKFCLNGNGFDEVFLGYYMSEYEFFTKILKNEEFIGVFRGRIEFKSRNIVWISYFFIDERYSTSKESQNILMNILKYFYNNFGICDFITGITKSEKNMIKMWQNNDFKMIRVNKEFYSDKEYKEDLIIMEKNIS, encoded by the coding sequence ATGTTTGATGTAGATATAGAATTTGAAGATATAAGTGTAAAGAATATTGAAAGAGAAGATATAAGCGATTTAAAAAGTATGCTGAAAGATAAGAAATTTTGCCTCAATGGTAATGGATTTGATGAAGTGTTTTTAGGATACTACATGAGTGAATATGAATTCTTTACTAAAATATTAAAAAATGAAGAATTCATAGGAGTTTTTAGAGGAAGGATAGAATTTAAAAGCAGGAATATTGTATGGATTTCTTACTTTTTCATAGATGAAAGATATAGTACTTCTAAGGAAAGTCAGAATATATTAATGAACATATTAAAGTATTTTTATAATAACTTTGGTATTTGCGATTTTATAACTGGCATTACTAAAAGTGAGAAGAATATGATAAAAATGTGGCAGAATAATGATTTTAAAATGATTAGAGTAAATAAGGAATTTTATTCAGATAAGGAATATAAAGAAGATCTTATAATAATGGAAAAGAATATTTCTTGA
- a CDS encoding LysM peptidoglycan-binding domain-containing protein: MIKLKLKFFIFAGALAFAAMGKNSVQAATYSVKSGDSLFTISRAYNTNYNYLTAVNNLKNNIIYPGQTLKVPDVKYTVKSGETLYTISKKFGVSFSDIKLANNIWTNTLNVGQVIVIPVGVSAPAPTPLYVIPCTASEVDLLARLINAEAGGQSHTAMVSVGAVIVNRVQSGTWPNTITKVIYDREGGYYQFTPVLNGMINKSATAESLNAAKEALYGADPTKGALFFYDNTATNTWLRSKPTALTSGALIFAY; the protein is encoded by the coding sequence ATGATAAAACTAAAATTAAAATTTTTCATTTTTGCAGGGGCTCTTGCTTTTGCAGCAATGGGAAAAAATTCTGTGCAAGCTGCAACTTACAGCGTAAAAAGTGGGGATTCTCTTTTTACTATAAGTAGAGCGTATAATACTAACTACAATTACCTTACTGCTGTTAATAATTTAAAGAACAATATTATATATCCTGGACAGACACTTAAGGTTCCAGATGTTAAATACACTGTAAAAAGCGGTGAGACTCTTTATACTATATCTAAAAAGTTTGGAGTGTCCTTCAGTGATATAAAGCTTGCAAATAATATATGGACAAACACTCTTAATGTTGGACAAGTTATAGTAATACCTGTTGGAGTTTCGGCACCAGCACCTACACCTCTATATGTAATACCATGTACAGCATCAGAAGTTGATTTGCTTGCAAGGCTTATAAATGCAGAAGCTGGTGGCCAAAGTCATACAGCTATGGTTTCAGTTGGAGCTGTAATAGTAAACAGGGTTCAAAGTGGTACTTGGCCAAATACAATTACCAAAGTAATATATGATAGAGAAGGCGGATATTATCAGTTTACACCGGTTTTAAATGGCATGATTAATAAGAGTGCCACGGCAGAATCATTAAATGCGGCAAAAGAGGCTCTTTATGGAGCTGATCCTACAAAGGGTGCATTATTTTTCTATGACAATACCGCAACAAATACATGGCTTAGGTCAAAACCTACAGCGCTTACATCAGGTGCATTAATATTTGCATACTAA
- a CDS encoding ACT domain-containing protein, protein MEAVIEISTTAPKKYLLIDTAVLPDVFDEVIAVKELLRMGKVKDITEAVKKVGISRSTYYKYKDYVFKVSDGLKSQKVTISILIEHRRGTLSEVLDKLAQSLCNILTINQDIPINNTANVNITFDISRIEGDIKEIVEELKKIKNVLKVEIVAME, encoded by the coding sequence ATGGAAGCGGTGATTGAAATTAGTACGACTGCACCTAAAAAATATTTACTTATTGATACAGCTGTACTTCCTGATGTATTTGATGAGGTTATAGCTGTAAAGGAACTTTTGAGAATGGGCAAGGTTAAAGATATCACAGAGGCAGTTAAAAAGGTTGGCATAAGTAGGAGTACTTATTATAAATATAAAGATTATGTTTTTAAAGTTTCTGATGGACTTAAAAGTCAAAAGGTCACTATATCAATTTTGATAGAACATAGAAGGGGAACTTTATCGGAAGTTTTAGATAAATTAGCTCAAAGTCTTTGTAATATACTTACAATAAATCAGGATATACCTATAAATAATACAGCTAATGTAAATATTACTTTTGATATAAGCCGCATAGAAGGTGATATCAAGGAGATAGTAGAGGAACTTAAAAAAATTAAAAATGTATTGAAGGTTGAAATTGTAGCAATGGAATAA
- a CDS encoding Maf-like protein, translated as MKLVLASASPRRRELLKNITEDFITIVSDFDESSIENTRDVGDYVMTLAESKAQSTLNKIKEESLLKDEDEIFIIGCDTVVSIDGEILGKPKNSEEAFNMLSRLSGRTHKVYSGIAVIDIKNNLTRKDFLYTDVKFSDLSREAILNYIACGEYKDKAGAYGIQGKASIFVEEIKGCYYNVVGLPINRLYKILLEMGVNL; from the coding sequence ATGAAATTAGTTTTAGCATCAGCTTCACCCAGGAGACGTGAACTTCTAAAAAATATTACTGAGGATTTTATTACTATAGTAAGTGATTTTGATGAAAGTTCTATTGAAAATACTAGGGATGTTGGAGACTACGTAATGACTTTGGCTGAATCTAAAGCACAAAGTACACTTAATAAGATTAAAGAGGAATCTTTGCTTAAAGATGAAGATGAAATCTTTATAATAGGGTGTGATACGGTAGTTTCAATTGATGGTGAAATACTTGGTAAGCCAAAGAATTCTGAGGAAGCTTTTAATATGCTTTCTAGGCTTAGTGGTAGAACTCATAAGGTTTATTCAGGTATTGCAGTTATAGACATTAAAAACAACTTGACTAGAAAAGATTTTTTATATACGGATGTGAAGTTTTCCGATTTATCACGTGAAGCCATATTAAATTACATAGCGTGTGGTGAATATAAAGATAAAGCAGGCGCATATGGTATTCAAGGGAAAGCTTCAATTTTTGTTGAAGAAATTAAGGGCTGCTATTATAATGTTGTAGGGCTGCCCATAAATAGATTATATAAAATTCTTTTGGAGATGGGGGTAAATCTATAA
- a CDS encoding Gfo/Idh/MocA family protein: MNKTIRFAVIGTSKITDCFLSAAAHVKDFELTAVYSRSEETGKSFAEKYGAQYVFTDLNKMAESDLIDAVYVASPNALHAEQSILFLQHKKHVLCEKAFASNKKEADKMIEAAKDNNVVLMEAIKTEFTPGFKAIKNNLNRIGKIRRYVGNYCQYSSRYDKFKSGVILNAFKKELSNGGLMDIGVYCIHPMINLFGMPKEIKANALFLSTGVDGEGNVLFKYDGMEGVVIYSKITNSNLYSEIQGEEGNIVIENINNFEKVKLILRNGEGEDLSAAQVKDNMCYELEEFISLVKKKDILSAMEKLKVSSMVMETMDEVRKQIGLIFPADER, encoded by the coding sequence TTTTTTAAGTGCTGCGGCACATGTAAAGGATTTCGAACTTACGGCAGTGTATTCAAGAAGTGAAGAAACGGGAAAATCATTTGCAGAAAAGTATGGGGCACAGTATGTATTTACTGATTTAAATAAAATGGCAGAAAGTGATTTAATAGATGCAGTTTATGTAGCATCTCCAAACGCACTTCATGCAGAGCAGAGCATACTATTTTTGCAGCATAAAAAGCATGTACTTTGCGAAAAGGCTTTTGCTTCTAATAAAAAGGAAGCAGATAAAATGATTGAAGCAGCAAAGGATAATAATGTGGTTTTAATGGAAGCGATTAAGACAGAATTTACACCTGGCTTTAAAGCCATTAAAAATAATCTAAATAGAATAGGTAAAATCAGAAGATATGTTGGCAACTACTGCCAGTATTCTTCAAGGTATGATAAATTTAAAAGTGGAGTGATTTTAAATGCTTTTAAAAAGGAACTATCCAATGGCGGTTTAATGGATATAGGGGTTTACTGTATTCATCCAATGATAAATTTATTTGGGATGCCAAAGGAAATAAAGGCAAATGCATTGTTTCTGAGTACAGGTGTTGATGGAGAAGGAAATGTGCTTTTTAAATATGATGGCATGGAAGGTGTAGTCATATATTCAAAAATAACTAACTCTAATTTATATTCAGAAATTCAAGGGGAAGAGGGAAACATAGTAATAGAGAACATTAATAATTTTGAAAAGGTGAAATTGATACTTAGAAATGGAGAAGGAGAAGATTTATCAGCTGCACAGGTAAAAGATAATATGTGCTATGAACTTGAGGAATTTATAAGTTTAGTTAAAAAGAAAGATATTTTGAGTGCTATGGAAAAGCTTAAAGTTTCTAGTATGGTAATGGAAACTATGGATGAAGTAAGAAAGCAGATTGGTCTCATTTTTCCTGCGGATGAAAGATAA
- a CDS encoding isochorismatase family protein, whose translation MRELNNEKSFIEDVNKSILGIIKGLQNLKEINLEEFKKENTVIINVDLINGFCKSGNLSSQRVEKIIPYAVQINNLFKDYNKIFFVDKHTEKSAEFDAFLPHCIGGTTESEIVDELKDFASENATICEKNSVNGFLCDSYSDWLKNNLDKINMIVVGDVTDICIMNFCLTQKAFFNEKNIKSRIIVPVKAVETFDVDETNHNGDLMNIFALYNMSMNGIEIVKDIK comes from the coding sequence ATGCGTGAATTAAATAATGAGAAAAGTTTTATTGAAGATGTAAATAAATCGATTTTGGGAATAATTAAAGGTCTACAAAATTTAAAAGAAATAAATTTAGAGGAATTTAAGAAAGAAAACACTGTTATTATAAATGTTGATTTGATTAATGGTTTCTGCAAAAGTGGAAATCTAAGTTCACAGCGAGTTGAAAAAATAATACCTTATGCTGTACAAATTAATAATCTTTTTAAGGATTACAATAAGATATTTTTCGTGGATAAACATACAGAAAAGTCTGCTGAATTTGATGCTTTTTTACCACATTGCATTGGAGGAACTACTGAAAGTGAAATAGTTGATGAGTTAAAAGATTTTGCTAGTGAAAATGCCACTATATGTGAAAAAAACAGCGTTAACGGATTCTTATGTGATTCTTATAGTGATTGGCTTAAGAATAATTTAGATAAAATTAATATGATAGTAGTAGGTGATGTTACGGATATTTGTATTATGAATTTTTGCTTAACTCAAAAGGCATTTTTTAATGAAAAAAATATAAAATCCAGAATAATTGTACCTGTAAAAGCCGTTGAAACATTTGATGTAGATGAGACAAATCACAATGGAGATTTAATGAACATATTTGCATTATACAATATGAGTATGAATGGTATTGAGATAGTTAAAGATATAAAATAA
- a CDS encoding chemotaxis protein — protein MESNILLESGTGELEVLEFMIGDRHFAINIIKVKEVVEVEGGKITRLPETNPAIAGLILCRNEIITLVDLKYVINKGERVKSCSKVIICEFNKIKVAFNIDSIVGVHRIKWEEILKPDDVSDNPLVIGHVLLDEKILLMLDFEKIVTDISPKTGISEERIGNIEYKDRSGIRIAMADDSTLIRTLLKDTLAKAGFTKLEIFDDGKQLLDYLEKIAEEKGDKVKDEVQLVITDIEMPQMDGHALTRQIKENPLLRDIPVIIFSSLITDELKHKGESVGADAQISKPEVGDLIRIIDELVEKH, from the coding sequence ATGGAAAGTAATATACTGCTTGAATCAGGAACAGGTGAATTGGAAGTACTTGAATTTATGATTGGAGATAGGCATTTTGCAATTAATATCATAAAGGTTAAGGAAGTAGTTGAAGTAGAGGGAGGAAAAATAACAAGATTGCCGGAAACAAATCCTGCAATAGCTGGACTTATATTGTGTAGGAATGAAATAATAACTCTTGTGGACTTAAAGTATGTAATAAATAAGGGCGAAAGAGTAAAATCATGCTCTAAAGTAATAATATGTGAATTTAATAAGATAAAAGTAGCATTTAACATTGATTCAATAGTTGGAGTTCATCGTATTAAGTGGGAAGAAATTTTAAAACCAGACGATGTTTCAGATAATCCATTGGTTATAGGACATGTACTTTTAGATGAAAAGATATTATTAATGCTTGATTTTGAAAAAATAGTTACAGATATAAGCCCTAAAACAGGAATAAGTGAAGAAAGAATTGGCAATATTGAGTATAAAGATAGATCTGGTATAAGAATTGCAATGGCTGATGACTCTACTTTAATAAGGACACTTTTAAAAGATACTTTAGCTAAAGCTGGATTTACAAAATTAGAGATATTTGATGATGGAAAACAGCTTTTAGACTACCTTGAAAAAATTGCCGAAGAAAAAGGCGATAAGGTAAAAGATGAGGTTCAGTTGGTTATAACTGATATAGAAATGCCGCAGATGGATGGACATGCTCTTACAAGACAGATAAAAGAAAACCCACTTTTGAGAGACATTCCAGTTATAATTTTTTCATCCCTTATTACAGATGAATTAAAACATAAAGGTGAGTCTGTAGGAGCAGATGCACAGATAAGTAAACCTGAAGTTGGAGATCTTATTAGAATTATAGATGAATTAGTTGAAAAACATTGA
- the thrB gene encoding homoserine kinase: MIRVRVPATSANMGAGFDTLGMALKLYNEITIEETEGKTEIKLLNGKLDRNYKENLTYKSIVKVYNFLNRGYKGFKIDMSRTNIPLSRGLGSSAACIVGGIVGANALLKGNMAVQDMLSIAVDIEGHPDNVAPALLGGIVISINDNGNIIYSKVNEKSNLKYAVMVPDFKVSTAASRKVLPDSYSREDAVFNVSRCAMLISALNNGENEKLRYVFEDKIHQPYRKKLINNVDEIFINAKKNGSLGEFISGSGSTLIAVIDGGDTEFIYKMENYLKGLKHNWKVFEAEKDNDGAVVIK; encoded by the coding sequence ATGATCAGAGTTAGAGTACCTGCCACAAGTGCAAATATGGGGGCTGGATTTGATACGTTAGGTATGGCCCTTAAGCTTTATAATGAAATAACTATAGAGGAGACAGAGGGCAAAACAGAAATTAAGCTTTTAAATGGGAAGCTTGATAGAAACTATAAAGAAAATTTGACTTATAAAAGTATTGTGAAAGTATATAATTTTTTGAATAGAGGATATAAAGGTTTTAAAATAGATATGTCAAGAACAAATATACCTTTGTCAAGGGGACTTGGAAGTAGTGCAGCTTGTATTGTTGGTGGAATAGTTGGGGCTAATGCGCTTTTAAAAGGAAATATGGCAGTTCAAGATATGCTTTCTATAGCAGTTGATATTGAGGGACATCCAGACAACGTTGCACCAGCACTTTTAGGTGGCATTGTAATAAGTATAAATGATAATGGAAATATAATTTACTCAAAGGTTAATGAAAAATCAAATTTAAAGTATGCTGTAATGGTACCTGATTTTAAAGTGAGTACTGCGGCATCTAGGAAAGTACTGCCAGATTCATATTCGAGGGAAGATGCAGTATTTAATGTATCGAGATGTGCCATGCTTATTTCTGCTTTAAATAACGGTGAGAACGAAAAATTGAGATATGTGTTTGAAGATAAAATTCATCAGCCTTATAGGAAAAAATTAATAAATAATGTGGATGAGATTTTTATTAATGCTAAGAAAAATGGTTCTCTTGGTGAATTTATAAGTGGATCGGGTTCTACTCTGATTGCGGTTATAGATGGGGGAGATACTGAGTTTATTTATAAGATGGAGAATTATCTTAAGGGATTAAAACATAATTGGAAAGTATTCGAAGCGGAGAAAGATAATGATGGGGCTGTAGTCATAAAATAA
- a CDS encoding DUF4321 domain-containing protein, whose protein sequence is MKGKNFRDVLFLSLIGCIGGSLVGDILGEHFTRVEFLRKAYSIGTAKPLVVDLKVFSFTFGLNFNINLMAVAGVVMAIIIYSKIRK, encoded by the coding sequence GTGAAAGGTAAGAATTTCAGGGATGTTTTATTTCTATCTCTAATAGGTTGTATAGGTGGTTCATTAGTTGGAGATATACTGGGAGAACATTTTACACGGGTTGAATTCCTTAGAAAAGCATATAGTATTGGAACAGCTAAACCGCTTGTAGTTGATCTTAAAGTTTTTAGTTTTACTTTCGGATTAAACTTCAATATTAATTTAATGGCTGTAGCAGGGGTAGTAATGGCAATAATAATATATAGCAAAATTAGGAAGTGA